The following coding sequences lie in one Arachis ipaensis cultivar K30076 chromosome B05, Araip1.1, whole genome shotgun sequence genomic window:
- the LOC107644898 gene encoding S-type anion channel SLAH2 isoform X2 — protein sequence METNKKIELAEQGSPEVPSLIKYISSNEVVGFDTGDAQLPSPSTKESELTSIERQGDEAVVINHQRKQSVSISMPLTCEEALPHETNMVFFSDEVGRDGVPISAVDADSKSPQQSKYYSQPMPKAYVHPTDSSPHGAEIPNHPGIRAFRDKRFDSFKTWSGTLERQISMLRGKSPRHTREEENNNNNNNNVRNTERPVPVDRYFDALEGPELETLRSSEEILLPQDSKWPFLLRFPVSAIGICLGVSSQAILWKTLASSPSTEFLHLSLRINLVLWFISIALVITIFTTYLFKIILYFEAVRREYYHPIRVNFFFAPWIALLFLALGVPPSITKNLHHSLWYILMTPIFCLELKIYGQWMSGGQRRLSKVANPSNHLSVVGNFVGALLGATMGLKEGPIFFFAIGLAHYTVLFVTLYQRLPTNETLPKELHPVFFLFVAAPSVASMAWAKIQGSFDYGSRIAYFIAMFLYFSLAVRINFFRGFQFSLSWWAYTFPMTGAAIATIKYSNEVTNVFTKTMCVILSIISTLVVTALVVTTMLRAFVFKDLFPNDIAIAISDRKRKPHHPRKWFHLGHGSHDTKEIENYLKFVDSDKIDIEASTTLHPSNSIEDSSSPSI from the exons ATGGAAACtaacaaaaaaattgaattagCAGAACAAGGTTCTCCTGAAGTTCCATCACTAATTAAGTATATATCATCAAATGAAGTAGTTGGATTTGATACTGGTGATGCTCAACTTCCAAGCCCATCTACCAAA GAAAGTGAATTAACATCAATAGAAAGACAAGGTGATGAAGCTGTGGTGATCAACCACCAAAGGAAGCAATCTGTTTCAATCAGCATGCCACTAACCTGTGAAGAGGCTCTGCCACATGAAACCAACATGGTTTTCTTCAGTGATGAAGTTGGTAGAGACGGTGTTCCGATTTCTGCAGTTGATGCAGATTCTAAGTCTCCACAGCAATCAAAATATTACTCTCAACCAATGCCAAAGGCCTATGTGCACCCTACTGATTCATCACCTCATGGAGCAGAAATTCCAAACCATCCTGGCATCAGAGCCTTCAGGGATAAGAGATTTGATTCCTTCAAAACATGGTCTGGAACACTTGAGAGACAGATATCAATGCTTAGAGGGAAGTCACCCAGACATActagagaagaagaaaacaataacaacaacaacaacaatgtcaGGAATACTGAAAGGCCTGTACCGGTTGATCGATATTTCGATGCATTGGAAGGACCAGAATTGGAAACACTAAGG TCTTCAGAAGAGATACTGCTTCCTCAGGACAGCAAATGGCCATTTCTTCTTCGATTTCCTGTCTCGGCTATCGGTATCTGTCTTGGAGTTAGCAGCCAAGCAATTCTCTGGAAAACACTTGCAAGTTCTCCATCCACTGAGTTTCTTCACTTAAGCCTCAGAATAAACTTAGTCCTATGGTTTATCTCCATTGCTCTTGTTATTACTATCTTCACCACATATCTTTTCAAGATAATTCTCTACTTTGAAGCAGTTCGTCGAGAGTACTACCATCCGATCCGTGTTAACTTCTTCTTCGCACCCTGGATAGCCCTTTTGTTCTtggctcttggtgttccaccatcAATCACAAAGAACCTTCACCATTCACTTTGGTACATTCTAATGACACCAATTTTCTGCCTTGAGCTTAAGATCTATGGACAGTGGATGTCTGGAGGCCAAAGGAGGCTATCAAAGGTTGCAAACCCATCAAACCATCTTTCAGTTGTTGGAAACTTTGTTGGAGCATTGCTTGGTGCAACAATGGGACTGAAAGAAGGGCCTATTTTCTTCTTTGCTATTGGTTTGGCTCATTACACTGTCTTGTTTGTGACTCTGTATCAGAGACTTCCAACAAATGAGACACTCCCTAAGGAGTTGCATCCAGTGTTCTTTCTGTTTGTGGCTGCACCTAGTGTTGCCTCAATGGCTTGGGCTAAGATTCAGGGCTCTTTTGATTATGGATCAAGGATTGCTTATTTCATTGCCATGTTCCTTTATTTCTCACTG GCTGTACGGATCAATTTTTTCAGAGGCTTCCA ATTCTCACTTTCATGGTGGGCCTATACATTTCCAATGACTGGTGCAGCAATTGCAACAATAAAATACTCAAATGAGGTCACAAATGTTTTCACAAAAACAATGTGTGTAATACTAAGTATCATCTCTACATTGGTGGTAACAGCACTTGTTGTAACAACCATGTTGCGTGCATTTGTGTTCAAGGATCTGTTTCCCAATGACATAGCCATTGCCATAAGTGACAGAAAGAGAAAACCCCACCATCCTAGGAAATGGtttcatcttggacatggaagccATGACACTAAAGAGATTGAGAATTACTTGAAGTTTGTGGATTCAGATAAAATTGATATAGAAGCTTCAACAACACTTCATCCCTCTAATAGCATAGAGGATTCTTCATCACCATCTATCTGA
- the LOC107641546 gene encoding receptor-like protein 12 — protein sequence MSVVMMKMNNLILIEVVLLFVTVDLLLVCATAAGGAVKCAERERQALLDFKAAMVDDYGMLSSWKGRDCCHWNGVGCSNLTAHVISLDLHGDYYLEPFLRGKIPSSLVELQHLRYLNLSFNRFEYNHIPEYFGNLTCLRYLDLSSCGFGGRIPTQFGSLPHLTYLNLNRNELEGSIPYQLGNLSKLQYLDLSENALQGTIPSQLGNLSSLHELSLGGTGDSLKMNDDGEWLSTLTSLTHLGLSSILNLNNSYKWIQAISNISTLTELVLFDCALSDHFISSQTLRLSKFKFPNSLSVLDLSYNTFTSSLLFQWLSNVTSNLVELYLDSSLLEGSTPATSNHFDITMQSLERLYISHDQITARDFKSFANICTLSSLSVFDSNLTEDLESILHNLSAGCVTHSLQELYLGYNQITGTIPDDLSIFPFLKKLSLFKNQLRGKIPDNIRLPSQLKALYIIWNSIEGGIPKSFGNICSLESLDLSYNKMTGELPVAIQHLSGCARYSLQHLYLQNNQFNGTLPDISSIFPSLITLSLSQNKLNGKVPEDIRFPSQLKTLMMNSNSLEGVITESHFYNLSNLKVLGLSGNSFVLKINPDWIPPFQLQVIMLQHCMVGPYLPKWLQTQKNLMQLDISNAGISDITSEWFWALSTRLNGMNISYNNLTGIIPDFPLRLTEYPSINLASNQFEGSIPLFLRNAVSLDLSNNKFSDVTSFVCANDTAERLGQLDISNNYLSGQIPDCWENFKSLVYIDVSNNNFSGQVPTSMGSVVELRVLILRNNSLTGELPFSMKHCKNLVMLDAGENKLSGIIPSWIGSSLQQLQMLSLRKNHFFGSIPSSLCFLNGIRFLDLSVNHLWGPIPKCFINFTAMTTQERFLPDSYYDHSYTVNQTRGTHLYNYDIIALLMWKGVEHIFENDELLLKGIDLSSNHLSGDIPSELENLVELVSLNLSRNNLTGKIPSGIGRLLSLESLDLSRNHLFGSIPSSLAQIDFLSVLDLSHNNLSGQIPTSTQLQSFNASSYEENQNLCGLPLEKMCPKDGPHQESLIKTQDENDGFIQAFFASMGLGFFVGFWGIFGTILFNRSWRHAYFRFLNNITEKVMSRWQRW from the coding sequence ATGAGCGTAGTCATGATGAAGATGAATAATCTGATTCTGATTGAAGTTGTTTTACTCTTTGTTACGGTGGACCTTCTTCTTGTTTGTGCTACTGCAGCAGGAGGAGCGGTGAAGTGCGCAGAGCGGGAGAGGCAAGCACTGCTGGATTTCAAGGCCGCCATGGTTGATGACTACGGCATGCTCTCTTCCTGGAAGGGTCGTGATTGCTGCCATTGGAACGGTGTTGGCTGCAGCAACCTCACTGCCCATGTAATCAGTCTCGACCTTCACGGTGACTACTACTTAGAACCATTTTTGAGAGGTAAGATTCCCAGCTCGTTAGTGGAATTGCAGCACCTCAGGTACTTGAACCTCAGTTTCAATCGTTTTGAATATAACCATATCCCTGAATACTTTGGTAACCTCACCTGCTTGAGGTATCTTGATTTGTCATCTTGTGGCTTCGGTGGAAGAATTCCAACTCAATTTGGATCTCTTCCTCATTTAACATACTTGAATCTTAATAGGAATGAATTAGAGGGTTCAATTCCTTATCAACTTGGAAATCTGTCCAAGTTGCAGTATCTTGATCTCTCGGAAAATGCTTTACAAGGAACAATACCATCTCAACTTGGGAACCTTTCAAGCTTGCACGAGCTTTCCCTTGGCGGTACAGGTGATTCTCTCAAAATGAATGATGATGGAGAATGGTTATCCACTCTTACCTCTTTAACCCATCTTGGCTTGAGCTCTATATTGAATCTCAACAATTCTTATAAATGGATACAAGCCATCAGTAATATCTCCACACTAACAGAACTAGTCCTATTCGATTGTGCACTTTCAGATCATTTTATCTCTTCACAAACACTAAGACTTTCCAAGTTCAAATTTCCTAATTCTCTTTCAGTCTTGGATCTTTCTTATAACACCTTCACTTCTTCCCTGTTATTCCAATGGTTGTCCAATGTCACTTCCAACCTTGTTGAACTTTACCTTGATTCCAGCCTCTTAGAGGGTTCCACACCTGCCACATCAAATCATTTTGACATCACAATGCAATCACTTGAGCGGCTTTACATATCTCATGATCAAATCACGGCCAGGGATTTCAAATCCTTTGCGAATATATGCACCTTATCCTCTTTGTCGGTGTTTGATAGCAATTTGACTGAAGATTTGGAATCAATTCTTCATAATCTCTCAGCTGGCTGTGTCACTCACTCACTTCAAGAGTTGTATTTGGGCTATAACCAGATCACTGGCACAATACCTGATGACCTTTCAATATTCCCATTTTTAAAAAAGTTGTCCCTCTTCAAAAATCAGTTAAGAGGAAAAATACCTGACAATATCAGGTTGCCATCTCAGTTAAAGGCTTTGTACATCATTTGGAACTCTATAGAAGGTGGAATTCCAAAATCATTTGGAAACATATGTAGTCTCGAATCATTAGACTTGTCTTATAACAAGATGACAGGAGAGCTTCCAGTTGCAATCCAGCACTTGTCTGGATGCGCAAGATACTCACTCCAACATTTGTATCTCCAAAATAACCAATTCAACGGAACCTTGCCTGACATCTCATCAATATTCCCATCTTTAATAACATTATCTTTGTCCCAAAATAAGCTAAATGGAAAGGTTCCCGAAGATATTCGTTTTCCATCGCAGTTGAAGACTTTGATGATGAACTCAAACTCCTTGGAAGGTGTGATCACAGAAtctcatttttataatttgtcTAACTTGAAGGTCTTGGGATTATCTGGCAACTCATTCGTTCTGAAAATTAATCCTGATTGGATTCCACCTTTTCAGTTGCAAGTGATAATGTTGCAACATTGCATGGTGGGTCCGTATCTTCCAAAATGGTTGCAGACACAGAAAAACTTGATGCAACTTGATATTTCTAATGCTGGAATTTCGGATATCACTTCAGAGTGGTTTTGGGCTCTATCAACAAGGCTAAATGGGATGAACATTTCGTACAACAATCTCACTGGAATAATTCCAGATTTTCCATTGAGGCTTACGGAATATCCTTCTATAAATCTAGCTTCAAATCAATTTGAAGGCTCAATCCCGCTTTTTTTACGAAATGCTGTGTCCCTGGATCTGTCCAACAATAAATTTTCAGATGTTACTTCATTTGTATGTGCCAATGATACAGCTGAAAGATTAGGCCAATTAGATATTTCCAACAATTATTTATCTGGTCAAATCCCTGATTGTTGGGAGAATTTTAAATCATTAGTTTATATAGATGTGAGTAACAATAATTTTTCTGGACAAGTCCCCACTTCAATGGGATCAGTTGTTGAGCTTCGTGTATTGATATTGAGAAACAATAGCTTGACGGGGGAGCTTCCTTTCTCGATGAAGCATTGCAAAAATTTAGTGATGTTGGATGCAGGAGAGAACAAATTATCAGGAATCATTCCTTCTTGGATTGGAAGCAGCTTACAACAACTGCAAATGTTAAGCTTGCGGAAAAATCACTTTTTTGGAAGTATACCATCATCTCTTTGTTTTCTAAATGGCATTCGCTTCTTGGATCTCTCGGTTAATCATCTGTGGGGCCCAATTCCGAAATGTTTCATTAACTTCACTGCAATGACCACCCAAGAAAGGTTCTTACCAGATTCCTATTATGATCATTCTTATACTGTCAACCAAACTCGTGGAACGCATCTGTATAATTATGATATAATTGCTTTGTTGATGTGGAAAGGTGTAGAACACATATTTGAGAATGATGAGCTGCTTCTAAAAGGTATTGATCTCTCAAGTAATCACTTGTCAGGAGACATTCCATCAGAGCTTGAGAATTTGGTGGAGCTAGTTTCATTGAATTTATCAAGAAATAACTTGACAGGAAAAATTCCTTCAGGAATTGGAAGGTTGTTATCATTGGAGTCTCTTGATTTGTCAAGAAACCATTTATTTGGCTCCATTCCTTCTAGTCTTGCACAAATTGATTTTCTCTCTGTGTTGGATCTATCACATAATAATTTGTCTGGACAAATTCCAACTAGCACACAGTTGCAGAGTTTCAATGCCTCAAGTTACGAAGAAAATCAAAATCTCTGTGGGCTTCCTCTTGAAAAAATGTGTCCTAAGGACGGGCCACATCAAGAATCTTTGATCAAAACCCAAGACGAAAATGATGGTTTTATTCAGGCATTCTTTGCAAGCATGGGATTGGGATTCTTTGTTGGATTTTGGGGGATCTTTGGCACTATCCTCTTCAATCGCTCATGGAGACATGCTTACTTCCGGTTCTTGAACAACATAACAGAAAAAGTTATGTCAAGGTGGCAACGGTGGTAA
- the LOC107644898 gene encoding S-type anion channel SLAH2 isoform X1: MIVIPFIIAKIFNLAQNLVDVTKQIFIHLFRSSMETNKKIELAEQGSPEVPSLIKYISSNEVVGFDTGDAQLPSPSTKESELTSIERQGDEAVVINHQRKQSVSISMPLTCEEALPHETNMVFFSDEVGRDGVPISAVDADSKSPQQSKYYSQPMPKAYVHPTDSSPHGAEIPNHPGIRAFRDKRFDSFKTWSGTLERQISMLRGKSPRHTREEENNNNNNNNVRNTERPVPVDRYFDALEGPELETLRSSEEILLPQDSKWPFLLRFPVSAIGICLGVSSQAILWKTLASSPSTEFLHLSLRINLVLWFISIALVITIFTTYLFKIILYFEAVRREYYHPIRVNFFFAPWIALLFLALGVPPSITKNLHHSLWYILMTPIFCLELKIYGQWMSGGQRRLSKVANPSNHLSVVGNFVGALLGATMGLKEGPIFFFAIGLAHYTVLFVTLYQRLPTNETLPKELHPVFFLFVAAPSVASMAWAKIQGSFDYGSRIAYFIAMFLYFSLAVRINFFRGFQFSLSWWAYTFPMTGAAIATIKYSNEVTNVFTKTMCVILSIISTLVVTALVVTTMLRAFVFKDLFPNDIAIAISDRKRKPHHPRKWFHLGHGSHDTKEIENYLKFVDSDKIDIEASTTLHPSNSIEDSSSPSI; encoded by the exons ATGATTGTGATCCCATTCATAATTGCAAAGATTTTCAATTTGGCTCAGAATCTTGTGGATGTAACTAAACAAATTTTTATACATCTTTTCAGGTCTAGCATGGAAACtaacaaaaaaattgaattagCAGAACAAGGTTCTCCTGAAGTTCCATCACTAATTAAGTATATATCATCAAATGAAGTAGTTGGATTTGATACTGGTGATGCTCAACTTCCAAGCCCATCTACCAAA GAAAGTGAATTAACATCAATAGAAAGACAAGGTGATGAAGCTGTGGTGATCAACCACCAAAGGAAGCAATCTGTTTCAATCAGCATGCCACTAACCTGTGAAGAGGCTCTGCCACATGAAACCAACATGGTTTTCTTCAGTGATGAAGTTGGTAGAGACGGTGTTCCGATTTCTGCAGTTGATGCAGATTCTAAGTCTCCACAGCAATCAAAATATTACTCTCAACCAATGCCAAAGGCCTATGTGCACCCTACTGATTCATCACCTCATGGAGCAGAAATTCCAAACCATCCTGGCATCAGAGCCTTCAGGGATAAGAGATTTGATTCCTTCAAAACATGGTCTGGAACACTTGAGAGACAGATATCAATGCTTAGAGGGAAGTCACCCAGACATActagagaagaagaaaacaataacaacaacaacaacaatgtcaGGAATACTGAAAGGCCTGTACCGGTTGATCGATATTTCGATGCATTGGAAGGACCAGAATTGGAAACACTAAGG TCTTCAGAAGAGATACTGCTTCCTCAGGACAGCAAATGGCCATTTCTTCTTCGATTTCCTGTCTCGGCTATCGGTATCTGTCTTGGAGTTAGCAGCCAAGCAATTCTCTGGAAAACACTTGCAAGTTCTCCATCCACTGAGTTTCTTCACTTAAGCCTCAGAATAAACTTAGTCCTATGGTTTATCTCCATTGCTCTTGTTATTACTATCTTCACCACATATCTTTTCAAGATAATTCTCTACTTTGAAGCAGTTCGTCGAGAGTACTACCATCCGATCCGTGTTAACTTCTTCTTCGCACCCTGGATAGCCCTTTTGTTCTtggctcttggtgttccaccatcAATCACAAAGAACCTTCACCATTCACTTTGGTACATTCTAATGACACCAATTTTCTGCCTTGAGCTTAAGATCTATGGACAGTGGATGTCTGGAGGCCAAAGGAGGCTATCAAAGGTTGCAAACCCATCAAACCATCTTTCAGTTGTTGGAAACTTTGTTGGAGCATTGCTTGGTGCAACAATGGGACTGAAAGAAGGGCCTATTTTCTTCTTTGCTATTGGTTTGGCTCATTACACTGTCTTGTTTGTGACTCTGTATCAGAGACTTCCAACAAATGAGACACTCCCTAAGGAGTTGCATCCAGTGTTCTTTCTGTTTGTGGCTGCACCTAGTGTTGCCTCAATGGCTTGGGCTAAGATTCAGGGCTCTTTTGATTATGGATCAAGGATTGCTTATTTCATTGCCATGTTCCTTTATTTCTCACTG GCTGTACGGATCAATTTTTTCAGAGGCTTCCA ATTCTCACTTTCATGGTGGGCCTATACATTTCCAATGACTGGTGCAGCAATTGCAACAATAAAATACTCAAATGAGGTCACAAATGTTTTCACAAAAACAATGTGTGTAATACTAAGTATCATCTCTACATTGGTGGTAACAGCACTTGTTGTAACAACCATGTTGCGTGCATTTGTGTTCAAGGATCTGTTTCCCAATGACATAGCCATTGCCATAAGTGACAGAAAGAGAAAACCCCACCATCCTAGGAAATGGtttcatcttggacatggaagccATGACACTAAAGAGATTGAGAATTACTTGAAGTTTGTGGATTCAGATAAAATTGATATAGAAGCTTCAACAACACTTCATCCCTCTAATAGCATAGAGGATTCTTCATCACCATCTATCTGA